One stretch of Podospora bellae-mahoneyi strain CBS 112042 chromosome 2, whole genome shotgun sequence DNA includes these proteins:
- a CDS encoding hypothetical protein (COG:K; EggNog:ENOG503NTX1): MVSVPSASVSNGSITTISTNAHAKDSPAMTTPSASIANGAKSKAAQVNGNGYHPPKPQVPLSSMKSAPLDLSSVERRGQPTMCKEPLKKKNRPHGLQEAPTYQPTEEEWKEPFEYIRKISKEAREYGLCKIIPPDSWNPEFAINTEKFHFRTRKQELNSVEGSKAPHLKLNPPSSLERHTEGDSSGTRANLTYLDALQKFHKQQGNTNLTRWPYVDKKPLDLYRLKKAVEARGGFEKVCKLKKWAEIGRDLGYSGKIMSSLSTSLKNSYQKWLCPYEEYLRTAKPGVYQQLELEYGGPLTPSPAQSPMKRSNVNTPLSLRAESPARHATDALQATMNGHKETDQDVQMSDTPAASTPQVSSGFTATNSGGFTAINSGFTSINRPQNVASENKSLSTPKQYSTPLASSKNTPEYRPSSLGPAGFKRQLSCDDVEKDSPCDKDDVDGSRRSSKRLKKGNVPTVAGSHMSLFRPSAPRIPRDEALGSGERCETCGKGQETDGFLLVCESCEHAYHGACLDPAVKVKPETEWNCPRCLVGDGQFGFEEGGLYSLKQFQEKAANFKQGYFEKKMPFDPVLNCHRPVTEDDVEQEFWRLVADLEETVEVEYGADIHCTTHGSGFPTIEKNPTDPYSTDPWNLNLLPLHPESLFRHIKSDISGMTVPWVYVGMIFSTFCWHNEDHYAYSANYQHFGATKTWYGIPGDDAEKFENAMREAVPELFETQPDLLFQLVTLLTPDQLKKAGVRVYALDQRAGQLVITFPQAYHAGFNHGFNFNEAVNFAPSDWEPYGLAGVERLQAFRRQPCFSHDELLWTAAEGITNGGLTIQTAKWLAPALARIHERELDQRQVFTGKHEFIAKRLESKHPVEHHRCVFKGEKDPECPLIFKIEDVDVPEEESSCFYCKAFTYLSRFVCQKTGKVLCLLHAGSHPCCDYSDSERYLGKDHVLYYRKTDELMAATYKKVADRANVPEAWEEKYEKLLDEEAKPSLKSLRAVLSEGEKIPYELPSLPTLRAFVERCNTWVEEATNYTVRKQQNRRKNEKAWQIGTRKSIGSSYQDSKEREMRNVANIYRLLDEAERIGFDCPEILQLQERADAIKTFQHDAVRLLEFTTDHDIERVEKLLEEGQSFNVDIPEVEKLSRLLEREQWNARARDSIGTSMTLNDVRLLLEEGQRLEIPPYNDQLNHFSEKLAAGHLWEKTAQDLINAEVVHYPQLQALADQVRENALPVTPETLAAVEQKLHKQREAARQIEDLNRRLNSPDYRQRPKYGEMADVMKKIEELQAKPSGIHELEKEQKRHEDWMRKGKKLFGKTNAPLHILKSHMEYVLDRNVDCFDFVHDKPRVPAEPQSREPSPSEREKTNRWDDPKFREVFCICRRTEAGMMIECELCHEWYHGKCLKIARGKVKEDDKYTCPICDWRVKIPRDAARPKLEDLVQWYEEIISLPFRPDEEEVLKKIIDNAQNFRNHIAGFCSPVVSTASEAETQRFYLRKIEGAEILLAYETNFFRQELHKWCPVAPEPPPVLESSKSTRKPRPTKLMKLLLQYGVDDADDLPESVKGKANSLKRKAQNAEAAAAAAAGGGALAASPSYRAPGHPFYSRNSSAQPSTPGLSMPPNHHPSSSHSAGLDSSSHPNQSSYFLPTGPHLLLSDSSTQHFEQRLIEGKVDDRELNEHLSTDEGRTRIMEILSRTETGKQRAKDLFGPKIWGPTAAANAGSSGPRDNDPLGIGMGGDGDGDDSMFVDLVNEDDDEDKKAAIDHAHHDADIHMEDDHGGEAASLIELGQ; the protein is encoded by the exons ATGGTATCGGTCCCCTCCGCCAGCGTGTCGAACGGATCCATCACCACGATCAGCACCAATGCACATGCCAAAGATTCTCCCGCCATGACCACGCCTTCAGCTTCCATCGCAAACGGGGCCAAGTCAAAAGCGGCGCAGGTCAACGGGAATGGCTATCACCCGCCAAAACCTCAAGTGCCGCTGAGCTCCATGAAGAGCGCGCCTCTCGACCTGTCGTCAGTTGAGCGCCGCGGGCAACCTACCATGTGCAAGGAGcccctcaagaagaagaacaggcCACACGGGCTGCAGGAAGCGCCGACGTACCAGCCAACGGAGGAGGAATGGAAAGAACCTTTCGAGTACATCAGGAAAATCTCAAAAGAGGCGAGAGAATACGGTCTCTGCAAAATAATTCCACCAGACTCTTGGAACCCCGAATTCGCCATCAATACAGAG AAATTTCATTTTCGAACGCGGAAACAGGAGCTCAATTCTGTTGAAGGCAGTAAGGCTCCCCATCTCAAGTTaaatcccccttcttcattGGAGCGTCATACTGAGGGTGACTCGTCAGGTACCCGTGCGAATCTCACCTACCTGGACGCGCTCCAGAAATTCCACAAACAACAAGGTAACACGAACTTGACGAGATGGCCGTACGTCGACAAGAAACCACTGGACCTGTACCGGCTCAAAAAAGCCGTCGAGGCCCGCGGTGGGTTCGAGAAGGTGTGCAAGCTGAAGAAGTGGGCAGAGATTGGTCGTGACCTGGGGTACAGTGGCAAAATAATGTCGTCTCTGTCCACCTCACTCAAGAACTCGTATCAGAAGTGGCTCTGCCCCTATGAGGAATACTTACGGACCGCCAAACCTGGCGTCTACCAGCAGCTAGAGCTGGAGTATGGCGGCCCTCTAActcccagcccagcccagagCCCGATGAAGCGGTCAAATGTCAACACGCCCTTAAGTCTCCGTGCCGAGTCACCGGCCAGACATGCGACAGACGCGCTACAGGCGACCATGAACGGCCACAAGGAGACTGACCAAGACGTCCAAATGTCCGACACGCCCGCAGCTAGTACACCACAGGTCTCATCAGGCTTCACGGCGACCAACTCGGGAGGCTTCACTGCCATCAATTCCGGCTTTACGAGTATCAACCGACCCCAAAACGTGGCTTCGGAGAACAAGAGTCTCTCCACACCAAAACAGTACAGCACGCCGCTCGCGTCCTCGAAAAACACACCAGAATACCGACCTTCATCCCTTGGCCCTGCTGGATTCAAGCGACAACTTAGTTGCGACGATGTGGAGAAGGACTCGCCCTGTGACAAGGACGATGTTGATGGCAGCCGAAGAAGCAGCAAGCGGCTGAAGAAGG GTAATGTTCCCACTGTAGCGGGTTCGCACATGTCACTCTTTCGTCCATCGGCTCCTAGAATACCCCGAGATGAGGCTCTGGGCTCGGGTGAG CGATGCGAGACCTGCGGCAAAGGTCAGGAGACTGACGGCTTCCTGCTCGTTTGCGAGTCCTGCGAGCATGCTTACCATGGCGCTTGCCTTGACCCGGCAGTTAAAGTCAAGCCGGAGACAGAGTGGAACTGCCCCCGCTGTCTTGTTGGCGATGGCCAGTTTGGCTTCGAGGAAGGTGGACTGTACTCGCTAAAACAGTTCCAAGAGAAGGCGGCCAACTTTAAGCAAGGTTACTTCGAGAAGAAGATGCCCTTTGACCCTGTCCTCAACTGCCATCGACCAGTTACCGAAGACGACGTCGAGCAGGAGTTCTGGCGCCTAGTTGCCGACTtggaggagacggtggaaGTCGAATATGGTGCTGATATCCATTGCACAACCCACGGCTCTGGATTTCCGACCATCGAGAAGAACCCCACCGACCCCTATTCGACCGATCCCTGGAACCTGAACCTTTTACCCCTGCATCCAGAAAGTCTCTTCCGCCATATCAAGTCTGACATCTCCGGCATGACAGTTCCGTGGGTTTACGTCGGCATGATTTTCTCCACTTTCTGTTGGCATAACGAGGACCATTACGCGTATTCGGCCAACTATCAGCACTTCGGAGCCACCAAGACTTGGTACGGGATCCCCGGAGATGATGCCGAGAAGTTTGAGAATGCAATGAGGGAGGCCGTCCCGGAGCTTTTCGAGACGCAGCCAGACCTTCTGTTCCAGCTTGTTACTCTTTTGACCCCGGATcagctgaagaaggccgGTGTTCGAGTCTATGCGCTTGATCAACGCGCAGGACAGCTGGTCATCACCTTCCCGCAAGCCTACCACGCCGGCTTCAACCATGGATTCAACTTCAATGAGGCTGTGAACTTTGCTCCCAGCGACTGGGAGCCCTATGGGCTAGCAGGTGTCGAAAGGTTGCAGGCCTTCCGTCGGCAACCGTGTTTCTCGCATGATGAGCTCCTGTGGACCGCGGCGGAAGGTATCACCAACGGGGGACTGACGATCCAGACCGCCAAGTGGCTGGCTCCTGCGTTGGCTAGAATACACGAACGGGAACTCGACCAAAGACAGGTATTCACAGGCAAGCATGAGTTCATCGCCAAACGGCTCGAATCAAAGCACCCGGTTGAGCATCATCGCTGTGTCTTCAAGGGAGAGAAGGACCCTGAATGCCCGCTGATCTTCAAGATCGAGGACGTTGATGTTCCCGAGGAAGAGTCCTCGTGCTTTTATTGCAAGGCTTTCACGTACTTGTCGAGATTTGTTTGCCAGAAAACCGGCAAGGTTTTGTGTCTCTTGCATGCTGGCAGCCACCCATGTTGCGATTACAGCGACTCTGAGCGCTACCTCGGCAAGGACCATGTCTTGTACTACCGCAAGACGGACGAACTCATGGCCGCGACGTACAAGAAGGTGGCCGACCGCGCCAATGTCCCAGAAGCATGGGAGGAGAAGTACGAGAAACTCCTGGACGAGGAAGCCAAACCTTCTTTGAAGTCTCTGCGGGCTGTGCTCAGCGAAGGTGAGAAGATCCCATACGAACTGCCTTCACTCCCAACCCTCCGAGCCTTTGTTGAGCGGTGCAATActtgggttgaggaggcaACCAACTACACAGTTCGGAAGCAACAGAACCGGCGCAAGAATGAGAAGGCCTGGCAAATCGGGACAAGGAAGTCAATCGGCAGTTCTTACCAGGACTCGAAAGAGCGAGAGATGCGCAATGTTGCCAACATCTACCGTCTCCTAGACGAGGCTGAAAGGATTGGCTTCGACTGTCCGGAGATACTCCAATTGCAAGAACGCGCTGATGCGATCAAGACTTTCCAGCATGACGCAGTCCGTCTCCTCGAGTTTACCACAGACCATGATATTGAGCGGGTCGAGAAACTTCTTGAAGAGGGGCAGAGCTTTAACGTGGACATTCCCGAGGTGGAGAAGCTGTCGCGTCTTTTGGAGCGAGAGCAATGGAATGCCAGAGCCCGGGACAGCATTGGAACCAGCATGACACTGAACGAtgttcgtcttcttcttgaggaaGGTCAACGCCTTGAAATCCCGCCATATAACGACCAACTGAACCACTTTTCGGAGAAGCTTGCCGCCGGTCACCTGTGGGAGAAGACGGCACAGGacctcatcaacgccgaGGTGGTTCACTATCCCCAACTGCAAGCCCTTGCGGATCAAGTCCGTGAAAACGCCTTGCCCGTCACACCGGAGACCCTGGCTGCCGTGGAACAGAAGCTTCACAAGCAGCGCGAGGCTGCAAGACAGATAGAGGATCTGAACAGGcgcctcaacagccccgaCTATCGACAACGACCAAAGTATGGCGAGATGGCTGACGTGATGAAGAAGATAGAGGAACTTCAAGCCAAGCCATCTGGCATCCATGAGCTCGAGAAGGAACAGAAGCGGCACGAGGACTGGATGAGAAAAGGCAAGAAGCTGTTTGGGAAGACTAACGCTCCTTTGCACATTCTCAAGTCGCACATGGAGTACGTTCTTGACCGTAACGTGGACTGTTTCGACTTTGTTCACGACAAGCCCCGTGTCCCCGCTGAGCCCCAATCGAGAGAGCCAAGTCCGTCAGAAAGGGAGAAGACAAATCGGTGGGACGATCCCAAATTCCGGGAGGTCTTTTGCATCTGCCGCCGTACCGAGGCTGGCATGATGATTGAATGCGAGCTCTGCCATGAATGGTATCACGGCAAGTGTCTCAAGATCGCTCGtggcaaggtcaaggaaGATGACAAGTACACTTGTCCAATTTGCGACTGGCGTGTCAAGATTCCACGCGATGCCGCTCGTCCCAAACTTGAAGATTTGGTTCAGTGGTATGAGGAGATTATTAGCCTCCCATTCCGGCcagacgaggaagaggtctTGAAGAAGATCATCGACAACGCCCAGAACTTCCGCAACCACATCGCTGGCTTTTGCAGCCCCGTGGTCTCGACAGCGTCCGAGGCAGAGACACAGCGCTTTTACCTACGCAAAATTGAGGGTGCCGAGATCCTCCTGGCGTACGAGACCAACTTCTTCCGACAAGAACTTCACAAGTGGTGCCCTGTTGCCCCGGAGCCTCCCCCGGTACTTGAGTCTTCTAAGAGCACACGCAAGCCCAGGCCAACCAAACTGATGAAACTTCTCCTTCAATACGGAGTGGATGATGCAGACGATTTACCCGAGAGCGTGAAAGGCAAGGCCAACAGCCTCAAGCGCAAGGCCCAGAATGCCGAagctgctgcggctgctgccgccggcgGAGGTGCTTTGGCCGCAAGTCCCAGTTACAGAGCGCCTGGCCACCCATTCTATTCTCGCAACTCGTCCGCTCAACCGTCAACCCCTGGTCTCTCGATGCCgcccaaccaccatccttcATCATCCCACAGCGCCGGCCTGGACTCGTCCTCTCATCCGAATCAGTCTTCCTACTTTCTCCCAACAGGGCCCCACCTCCTGTTGAGCGACAGCTCCACGCAGCACTTTGAGCAGCGTCTGATCGAGGGCAAGGTCGATGACCGGGAACTGAACGAGCATCTCTCCACCGATGAGGGGAGAACAAGGATTATGGAGATCTTGTCTCGGACGGAGACCGGCAAGCAACGTGCCAAGGACCTGTTTGGTCCCAAAATCTGGGGTCCTACGGCTGCTGCCAACGCTGGCTCGTCAGGTCCTCGGGATAACGATCCCCTTGGCATCGGCAtgggaggagacggcgaTGGGGACGACAGCATGTTTGTTGACCTGGTC